The Corvus moneduloides isolate bCorMon1 chromosome 20, bCorMon1.pri, whole genome shotgun sequence region CTCCTTTTGCTTTGTGAGTAGAGatgttttcaggagaaaaatatccATCATTACCAGCTAACCTGATCTAAGCTGTACTGAGGACAGGGCAGGCCACATTGTCAACACATCCTTGCTGTAGTCTGTGTTCATCCTGCAGAATAAAATCACTTTCACACCTGCATAGTGTCCTTCATTTATTTGGGAACTCCTTGCAAACTCCGTTTCCTGCCAGAAGCACGCCTGAGGCTTCTGGTGCAGTaagaaaaagttttcaaaggaaatttttttcatacaaCTCGAGTGAGGAATTACAGACAAGACTTCCACTTACAGAAGAGGGTTGCATTCCAAGGTGGAGATCTTCCAAAAAGGGAATGTAGCATCGCATGGCCAACAGCAAGCAGAGGGTGCGAGGGAAGCATCAGGTCAGTTCAACCCTGCCAGCCATGACCTGGAAAGCCAGGCCAGTGTCATCCTGCCTCATTAACCTTGTGAAcgctgggagggaacagggagagtGGCTAGGCAAGAAAGGAACAACAGTACTGCAAGGCCACATAGCACCACATGGTCAGTCTGTCTGGGCCAGTGTGAGAGCTGAGACAGCCTGACATGGCAGGGATCCCAGAATTTCAAGATTCTGGATCAGCTTGGGTCTATATGGACTTGCTCCAGTGTGGTGATAATTCTGTGCACTGGACAGCTCAGCCGTGGACATGGTACTTGGGATATGGTCTCCCTatgctgagcagagggaggatGTTGGTCTACTGGTGCTGATCAGAGCAGGAGATGTCTCACTGGCTGCACTTACAggttcacagaatattctgaattggaGGGGACgcacaaggatcatcgagttaCAACTATTCTCTTTCCAGCAGAGACCCAGGAATGTAGCTCAGGGCTGGCTGCTGAGCGGAATGCTGTTTACCAGGGGCCCCAAGCCTTTGGCCAGCCTCTCCCCTTCTGTTAGGTTGTgcatccaggctggagcaccaaTGCCTTTTTAAACCAGCAGACGTATCTCTTAGTCCAGAAGTGCTACTCTCAAGTAAGCTCCAACTGGGAAGCCTTTCTCAACCAGCAGCACCCTCATATCTCCATCTCCCcatgcagcagtgctgcccacATGCAGGTGCCTCCAGGGCTGCCAAAGAATGCTCCTTGAGAACTCCATAGCTCCTCAGGAACAATGCACTGCCATAGTTCTGCAGGGTGCCCTGGGACCTTGGTCACAGACCTTGGCTCCGGAGTCCCATGTTGTTCAGCATTCCCAGCCACAAACCTTCCTTGAGTTCAGCTTTCCTTCCAAATACTGAGGAGAGGAACTGTGGGTTCTTTCAAGCCCCAAATTCAAACTTCCCTGTATCACAAGGGAGTTCCACAGACACATTCCGTGTCTGCAGCAGGGAATGATGGGACTGACTTACCCACATCACTCACACTCTCAGGGAGCCCAGTGCCCTTTCCACACTTAAGGTTGTGTTGGTTTCTTCCCTTTCCTAGCACAAGCAACCACCCAGCCATGGACAGAGGCAAACTATGAGTGAGGGTTTTGCATGATCAGGGCTTTGGTGGCCCTGTTGGCTAATTGTAGCCTTACAGCCACAGTCCAGAGTGCAGTGGCTGGAAGAAGCCATTGGAAGGAATATTGCCCAACACACTTACTTTCCCCCAAGTCTGCCATCCTGAAGACTGGACAGAGTGATCCCCCAACACCTGTGTGCAGGTAGACACGAGGCAGCACAGTCTGGCTCCAGCGTTTATTGCAGCTGATTCCTCCCACCGTGGatagcagagctgtggggtgtGCGAGgcctggggagggagcagggcctgAGCAAAGCAGGGTTCACTGACTGCAGGGGAAGGGAATAGGCACCatgtccccctccccaggatGGGAGCGGGTGCACCCACCCCAAACCAGTGCCTGTGCCCCAGTGCCAGCCAGCACCATGGCACTGGGCAAAGCTGTCCATGTGCCCAGTGCTCTGGGTGATGGCTCctgagccccagagctgctgtgtttcaGCTGGTGAGGGAACAGGAGCTGTAGGCAGAGTAGGATGTGCACTGGGACTGGCATGGGAATGGGGCGCTGAGCTGGGGATGGTGGCACCCCCTCACTCCCAGAGGGCTGTGCATGGTCAACACACATCAGTGGGTTTGACCAGGATGAGGGACGATGCACAGTCACCattatcacagaatcctggCCAAACAATGTAGTTTTTGGCATTGAGCAGGACATTCTGGCACCTGTTGTACCACCACCCCCCGTAGCTCTTGGCACAGTTCCCGCTGTACTGGTCCTGGTCCTTGTCAACTGTGCTGAACTTCATGTTGTCATGAATGCCCCCCTTCTTGGGGTGGTAGAGGGTCAAGTAGTCATCCCCATCACCAGAATGCCGGCCCAGCCTCAGCGGGTACCCGCTGGCCTCGCTCTCCACTCTGAAGATGTCATACTCAGCATAGTGGGTGACGTTGGTTTTGTCCCGCACGACGAAGCGCACCTTGTAGGTGCCCTGCTGCGTCAGCAGGTGCAGGTACTCGGTGCCCAGCCAGTAATCGCTGTGCACGTTCCCAAAGCCATACTTGTAGGTGGTCCAGGATTGCTTCCACGTGAGCTCAGTGTCATGAGAGTTTCTCTGGACGACAGTCCAGCCCTTGCCTTCGGTGTCCATGTCGCACCAGACCACGCGTGGCGGGGATCTGGCCGGCTGGATGACGTACACGCCACTGGGGCTGTTCTTGCGGAGGCGGCTGCAGTCTGGGGGGaaccctgtggctgcagcagcaaacacagggTAGGGGGAGAGAGAAGGTCCATGAGTCTATCAGGACAACAAGGAGCTTCTGAAGAGCAGTGAGGACTCAGGACAAAAAGGAGTAGTTCTGTCTGGGGCTTTTTCCACTGGCTCATCCTCAGGGAATCTGAAGGTCTCTGAGCCAGTGGCCTCTGTAAGAGCTCTGGAACCTATTTCTCATTATTTGCTGTTTCATTTGGAGCCTTCTAATGCATCTTGCCAAGAAAAGAAGGGTGAAAAAATCTCCAGGATTTCAATTATGTCCTCCAAGTGTATCTGGCCCATATACTCGTGATATATTGAACTGCAGCTCTTGCAAGGACCAGAAGTATCCAAAATGCTCCACTGGATGAGGGTACGTAATGAAAATTTATGTTTTCCCTGGGGCTCATGGTATTGGATAAGAAGGCTTAGTTCTGCCTTGGTCTATAAGGGATCTCTTTCCTCAGCTTGTCATAATTTATGTGATGTCTCATTACTTACTAACCAAACTAATTTGCCATctaatttgcttttcttggtTTGTGTCTGATGTAAGACAATTTGCTGTGGGTAATTCCAATTCAACCCATGAAATTCTGGGTTTTGCAGGTGCTGTCATCCTCCCttgaagggaggaagggaatgtTCCTAATCCAACAAGAGCtaaacaaaaagccaaatgGCTGGGAGGATCTCTCCTAGAATTGAGCCTCACAAACATGGCACAGCAATCCTTTCAAGCTGTGCTGTTTTGGTAGAAACTTGTTCGTTTCAGCAGGGACCCACCAAGGGGGTGAAGGTGGCTTGGCAGGAGTCAGGCTGTAAAAGCCATGGCCCAGGGGTTGTGTGTGTGAGGAGCTCCTGTGCTGTGCATCCCTTTGGGTGTTTGCTTGCCTTCCCTAGCACAGAGCAGACCTGAGagtcctgctctgtccctcGGTACCCAGCCAGTGCCCCCCACCCACCCGCTACTCACCACTCCGGGAGCTGGCAGTGGGTACGGCTGGACCAGCGCTGGCACACAGGAGAAGCATTGCCACCATGGTGGGCAGGAGGACAAGGTCCCGGTGCAGCCAGGGTGTCCCAGCCTGGAGCCCTGGGAAGGAAAGTGCCCATCACCACCAGGATCCCTGGGAAGCCCCTACCCATCATCATCAAGATTCCTGGGCAGGCCCCTGCCTATCACTGCCAGgatccctgggcagcccctgggaTGCtaggagcagggaaggcagagccagggcacaGTCAGGAGCAGAGGGTTCCCAGGGTAGTGGAAGCTGCAGCTTCAGGACAGGCTCTGCCCTTCAAGGCTGAAACAAGGTGAGAAATGACTCTGTCACCTCTTAATcagccccttccctgcaccACACAGCAACCTGCAGTTTGTTCTCAGAACCTACAGCCCAAGAGAGCAAAGAGAGGGAAGTGACACAGCTGGATATGGGAACAGCAGTTTGCTGGGGGGATCacaagaaacagcttttttttgaGTAATCATGCTTAAGTCTTTCATATCAACCACTCCAGTCCAAGGACAGCTAGAAGGAAACTATCCCAGAGGATGGGTCCTACTGCACTGCTCCCAAGCAGACAGAGGAATCTCCTGGCCCACACAGGGATAAAAGCCCAAACCCTGTGTGCTGACCAACAGCACCCCCCTACACCCTGCACTCATTCACCTCCTGGGGGAGATGCCACCACACCTGGGGCAGGATCCCTGAGCAACCTCACATGCCACATGCATTGGTCAAGTAGGGAAAGGACCAAGGTGAAGCTTAGGTCTGCACATTAAGCTGCCTTGACAGGATGTTGGAACACATGGCACAGGTAGTCTGGGGCGGGCACAGGCTGGCACCAAGCATGTCTGTTGTTTGGTCCTTTGCTCTGgcacccctcctgctcccagggaagctcacagctgctgtcctgctcaTCATTCTCTGTGCCTTTGCATACTCACCCTGTGAGGTCTCATTTGAGCCCAGCACCACACCGGAGTGAGGTGTACCTGAGCAGGAAACTCACCCATCACGACAGCACAGCTGCGGAGAGAGCAGGAACCGAGTGGTGCACCCTCCCATGCCAAGCTGTCCACTCTGGCTTTATAGGCACTGCACACACCCATGTGTGCTCACACTCATCATTTGTAGAGGCACAAGGAGGCACTTTCAGATTATTGCTCGAGCAGTTTCCAGATCCCATGACAGCACAACTCAGGGGAGGGACACATGTCCTTCCAGCCAGAGAGGTACAGAATAACCCCGTCCATGCTGAGCAGTTTCAATTATTGACTGTCCCTACACAAACACTACATGCGAATTGCACACTTGGAGCAAAATCTGGAGAGCCATGATCAAAGTGAAGTGGAGAGACCCAGCTTTTTAAGGATATACAGAAACTAGCAAAGGAGGAGAGGTCTATGTGACCAGTCCCAAGCCTGATCTTGGAAAGTTGAGGACAGGTCCTCAAGAGAGGTGCCCACTCACTAACTCTCCACTGGCAGGTTTTGGGATCAGTCACTGAGCTGGAGCCAGTGTCCCACAGCCAGAGCTACAGTGTCGCCCTGCATGCTCTCAGCAAGGGCTCCAGGTAACAAACAGGTATCTGTGGGTCCCTTTGCCACTCTCCTTTGCAATCCCCATCTTTGGCCTGGTGAGTTCCTACAGATCCACCTTCAGTCCCAGAAATGTTGACCAGGAGTTTCTCAAAATGCTCTCAGGACAAATGCTTTGGGAGGGCTGTTCTTCCTGCCAGAAGGTCCAGGAAGCTCCATCACCTTTTCAAGTCAAATTTAAGAAGATAAAGATGTGTCCCTTCTACCTTCTTCTTCTATGTTGGTTTCTGATCAGACTTTTTTTCATGGCACAGCTTCACACCTGCTGTTCACAGCAATCCAGGGTAAAGCTGAGGTTCCCACCAAACTTTCCACACTATGGAAATCAAACAGTGCCATTTGCAGGCCTTGATGAGTGGCATCCAGACCTCTCCAAGATAATGGATCCCTGGTAAGGGATTCCTGGATTGACAAGATGAGagaaaacagcctcaagttgcaccaggggaattttagattagatattaggaaaaatttcttcatggaaaaggttgtcaagcactggaactggtagagtcaccattcctgaaaacattcaaaaaacatgtggatgtgacacttgaggacatggttcGTTGGTGAACACAGTGATGCTGGGTTGACTGTTGGATTTATTGATgtagaggtcttttccaaccttaacgattccatgattctatgatcaaGTTCCATCTGAACACTTTGATATCACCCCTGCTAGCTTGGTGAGAGGTTGGGAGCCAAGGGTGATCTGAGGAGGCGATGTCTGTCCTGCCAGGTCCAAGCACAGTGGAGAGGGCTGAGTGTGGGCTCCATGTGAGGCAAGCAGCCAGCTGGATCCAGGATCCTTCATGAAGGGACACAGGGCAGAGGGCAGGCCTGGAAATAGGCTACTGCAGGGATGTGAGCAGTCCATCCAGGAAATAAACCATCCACAGAGTAAGTCTGAGGTCCATCCAGAAAAAGTGGACAGAGAGGGGACTGGAGTCCCCCACTGTGCCATGTGGTTCAGACCTAGACTGGAGGTCTAGGGCTGAATTCAAACTGACTTAGTGGGCCCAGGGGAAGGTCCTGGGTGGGACAGGCCACCAGCCACAAGAGCCACGACAGCTGTTACCCTGAAAGGGCAAATCCACCCGACTGGGCTGACTATGTGTGGCCCAGTACTAAGATGTaaaggctggggaggggggttTGCAGAGAATTGGAGACACAGGGTCCAAGAACAGCAGGACCTCTGGGTGCCTCTGGTTTGGCCTCAGCGCCAAAACAGTGACAACTTGAATGGGCTGTTTAGGGTCACACCTGGATCAGTTGTGTATGTCAAGGAATGGAGGTCCCACaacttctcttctttttttttttcccatctttgaACACACTCAGGCCGAATTTTTTTAAATCCgatttcccttccttctccttgtgTCTGTTGGCTCTCATGCTTCCTGTGTACCTCCGAAgacagtcacagaatcacagggtgACATAGTAATTTAGGTTGGGAAGGACTTCTGGAGGCCATCTGGTCCAAACCATGCTCAAGCAGGTCCTTGTCCAGTAAAGTCTTGAACACCTTTAGGAAGATAAatcccacagcctctccctggGCACCTATTCTGGTATTTTACCAAGCTCATGTTAAAGCAAAGCCCTATTTCTAACTTGAATTTCCATGTTCCAACTTAGATCCATTGCTTCTCATCCCGCCATCATGGATGTCCTTGAAAAATATGTCTCCATGTTCTCTGTGTCCTCCCATAAGATGGTTGCTGTCAGCAATAGGACCACTTCTGTGCTTACTCTTCTCCAGGTGGAGCAAGCTCAGTTCTTTCCAATTCTCCTGACATGTCCTGAGCTCCAGGACTCCAACCAGCCCAGTGGCCTCCACTGGCCTCCAGACTTGCTCCAGTCTGTTTCTTGCAATGAGGGGTCCAAAGCAAGACACGGTGCCCTGAGGAGCCTGACTCCACCTGCTCCTCCCCCTCCCACGAGGTAGCTCTAGGCAGCCACAAGATCCCATCTcagccttctgttctccaggctggacaaacccatctctctcagcctctccacATATGCCATGTACTCCTGCCTCAACTTCCCTGGTGCTCTTAGCTGGATCCTTctggagctgaagctgctgctctgcacagggaaCCCCCACACAGCCCTCCAGCCGCTGTCTCACCTGTGGGAGTGAAtaatcccctccctcaccctcctgGCTGCATTTTTCCAGATGCAGCCTGGGATGCAGCAACAAACAGATCTGTTTCAGTATCAAACATTGATCAAGGCTAGGTTGcccagggcttggagcaacacggtctagtggaaagtgtccctgcccatggcaggggaatggaacaagatgatctttgaaGAAACCTTCCaggattctgtgtttctgtgaaatataCTGAACAGGAGCTGGGCCCCAGGATAGAGCTGGGAGTTTGGAGAAATCCCCTGTGTGACCTTTCCCCTGCCTGCTTTGCTCATCCTAATCTTCACATGGGCCACAGCCTCCTGGAAAAACTAGCTGGAAGCTGTTGGAGAAGCCCTGCTGAGGGTCACTGCATGTCtgtgcacaggcacagcaggtcAGGCACAGGAGTGTCCATGACCAGGTGACCACACTGCAAGGACACAGACTGTGACAAAAATCCCAGCCTGTCCATCCAGGGTGGGTGCTGGGCTACAGGAGCCCTCATAACTCAGAACACTGCAGGCAtccctgggaaaagggaggTCTGGCATTTTCTGTAAGACATCTGTGGTGTAAGTACTCCTAGAGCAGAGAGGGGCTTGAAGTGAGACCATTTTACATCAGCAGCACTTCATGATGCCCAAAACTCCCTTGTGATTGCTGCAAGGGCCACCATGGTGCTGGGGGGGACCACAGTGCACATTGCGCAAGGGGCAGCACGGcagtggcagggcaggggtgtcAGGAGGCACTGGAGTGGAACTTTCTGAAGTTCAGTGCACAGTTTCCCAGGAACACTGGAGTACCTCTTCCCTGAAGGGTCTGTGGGGTCCCCAGGGGCTGTTGAGCTCAACATCGACTCTGAAGAGAGTGATTTACGCCTGATATTTGATTTCCATCCAGGAGGTGAAAGTCATCTGGGTATTTACTTACCAGTTGAGCTCTGTGGAGATGCCCCAAGAACGTCATTCCCTGGGGAAACACTGCACTGTAAATTGTGGGTATTTTAAGGCATTTGCTTATTGGCACCATATTATTTGCTTTGCCTCTGAAGAAAGCTCTTCACCTGTGTGACACACAGACTTCATTTTCTGAGGACTGATCACTTGATGGTGAAGAGCAAATAAGCCCTAAGCCACTGGTCCTGCTGCCAACCAGAGAACAAGTGCTGAGGTTTGGGTCTTGTGCCTCCACCCCCTCACCTGCTCAACCCTATAACTTTCAGGCTGGACACCCCTCCAGCCAGGACAAAACCATCCAGCTTTGTGCCCCACAGAGACGGCATGGGTGAGTGTAAGGTTGGatggaggggatgggatgggatgggatgggatgggatgggatgggatgggatgggaccTCTGTGTGTGACTACAGGTCACAGGGTACCCCAGCACTTTGTCTGCTGCAGGGTCTGTCCTCCCCATACCCTGGAGATGCCAGTGCTGAGTCCATTGCCCTGtctgtgcctgctctgccctgggctgggagctggggcaggagcctgCATGCTCTGCTATTTTCAGGTTGTACCAGTGTAGCCCTGGAGTGCTACACAGATCATTGTACAAGTTTCATATTTACCATTCTTTGCAATTTTCAGTTCCCCAAGGAAAGTGTTAAATACTCTAGActaaaaaagagattttttagattttccttctgaatgAGTGATATTGAACAGGTACCCAGATTTGGAGGTCAGATGCTCAAAAGCACATTGCTGTCCCCAGAAGAACACTCACAAGAAGTTGATCCTCCTCCTGCATCTCCTTCCTATGCAGACTTTTCATGACTAGTCATGGGGGAAGGGCTGGCAGTGGGGGGAGCATTTCTTCCCTGGGTGCCtcaaggaaaaatgtctttaaatatgTCCCAAACACAAGAATATGAACATACCAAATGTTATGTAGGAATTGAGAAGTGAATCAGTTGGACTGAAGTGTGTTTGAAAAACTTGCTGTAAAACTGTAACCAGCATGAATGATTGGGACATCTCTGAGCATTTTCAAAATGGGGTGTTTGTCTCTAGGGTGTCTGCAATTCCACACAGCAGTTCCAGGCTGGCATCCATGATGATTTTCCTTCTCAGGCATCCCAGAGAATGGTGCCAAACCCAGGTACCCCAGGGCAGTGCAATAGGTGTTGGCTCTGCTTGGTTTTGAACAGTGAGGGGTTCACATCAGTCATCTGCCAGGTGAGCTGTATGTGTCTTATCAAGACTTCCCCATGGGCAGGCATCTCCACAATGTCCCACTCTTTAGGAATCACAACAAACTTTCTGTTATTTTACTTAGGTTGAATACTGCAAAAAGTGTGCTGGTTTTCCCTAGTACTctgagccagagcagagcagaccAGTTGTCCACATATGGAAATCTTGAACTAGCCACATAACCAACATAACCACACAAAGGGCATAATTTACCCCAGACAGGCTGTAACTCCTGAAGGTCTGTGCTGCCTTTCTTTGTCATGCTGCTTGCACACACAtggccctgcctgggcaggCACAAAACCGCAGGGCAGTCCCAGCTCAAACCACATGAATATGTCATGGGAGCAtgatgg contains the following coding sequences:
- the LOC116453758 gene encoding fibrinogen-like protein 1-like protein isoform X1, whose protein sequence is MGLQAGTPWLHRDLVLLPTMVAMLLLCASAGPAVPTASSRSATGFPPDCSRLRKNSPSGVYVIQPARSPPRVVWCDMDTEGKGWTVVQRNSHDTELTWKQSWTTYKYGFGNVHSDYWLGTEYLHLLTQQGTYKVRFVVRDKTNVTHYAEYDIFRVESEASGYPLRLGRHSGDGDDYLTLYHPKKGGIHDNMKFSTVDKDQDQYSGNCAKSYGGWWYNRCQNVLLNAKNYIVWPGFCDNGDCASSLILVKPTDVC
- the LOC116453758 gene encoding fibrinogen-like protein 1-like protein isoform X2 — its product is MDVTEGTAPSPRCAHTVCTRGHLGKTLKSGRERFQNNLRPFLQRSRERLQAGTPWLHRDLVLLPTMVAMLLLCASAGPAVPTASSRSATGFPPDCSRLRKNSPSGVYVIQPARSPPRVVWCDMDTEGKGWTVVQRNSHDTELTWKQSWTTYKYGFGNVHSDYWLGTEYLHLLTQQGTYKVRFVVRDKTNVTHYAEYDIFRVESEASGYPLRLGRHSGDGDDYLTLYHPKKGGIHDNMKFSTVDKDQDQYSGNCAKSYGGWWYNRCQNVLLNAKNYIVWPGFCDNGDCASSLILVKPTDVC